From Paenibacillus sp. GP183, one genomic window encodes:
- a CDS encoding sugar ABC transporter substrate-binding protein: protein MKAQRSWFILLLVFALMLVTTACSTTGDSTKSKDGGGSSSGPVTLKFMFWGSAFEKQAVDKMVKAFESSHPNIKIDAQQVTGDYNTKINTLMATNELPDVAYLGEPLALKWGEEGKVLDMSPYLKAYPQLGNRIPQTYYYFAPGKTVGTNTAAEIITMYYNKDLFKEAGVQLPPSKASEAWTWDQFVETAKKLTKDKNGKTPLDAGFDPKNIVQYGVSVPTWSAGWYPFLLSNGADITNEDGTKYTMNSPEAVEVFQKLQDLMYKHFVAPTATQQQNMPATNVRLQTKKVAMAIDGQWSLLDFASTKMNFGMGVLPKFKTAKTMLLGAPTVIFANTKHQKEAMEFYLYHNDPEQVDLYAKGLWMPLEMKYYDQQEYIDKWTKNDVHPTEFKDAIIDYTLKNAEGSPSYSLKNFAEIDPKITAGLDKIWTNSAPAKQVLDDLQKTIEPLLKGKYSRK from the coding sequence ATGAAGGCACAAAGATCGTGGTTCATTCTCCTTCTCGTTTTCGCTCTCATGTTAGTAACAACAGCTTGTTCAACCACTGGGGACAGCACAAAATCGAAGGATGGCGGGGGTTCTAGTAGTGGACCAGTAACGTTAAAATTCATGTTCTGGGGCAGTGCATTTGAAAAACAGGCAGTTGACAAAATGGTAAAGGCATTCGAAAGTTCCCACCCGAATATAAAGATCGATGCACAGCAGGTAACCGGCGATTACAACACTAAAATTAATACGTTAATGGCAACGAATGAGCTTCCTGATGTCGCTTATCTCGGGGAACCACTGGCACTTAAATGGGGCGAAGAAGGCAAAGTACTCGATATGTCGCCTTATTTGAAAGCATACCCTCAGCTTGGCAATCGGATTCCACAAACCTACTACTACTTCGCTCCCGGCAAGACGGTGGGCACAAATACGGCAGCAGAAATAATAACCATGTACTACAACAAAGACTTGTTTAAAGAGGCGGGAGTTCAATTACCCCCAAGCAAAGCAAGCGAAGCTTGGACGTGGGATCAGTTTGTCGAAACTGCAAAGAAGCTGACTAAGGACAAAAACGGTAAAACTCCGTTGGATGCAGGATTCGATCCGAAAAATATCGTGCAGTACGGCGTGTCGGTCCCTACTTGGTCTGCCGGTTGGTATCCGTTCCTCCTAAGTAACGGGGCGGACATTACCAACGAAGACGGAACCAAATACACGATGAACAGCCCCGAAGCGGTTGAGGTATTCCAGAAGCTGCAGGATTTGATGTATAAGCACTTTGTTGCCCCTACGGCAACTCAACAGCAAAACATGCCAGCAACCAACGTTCGTTTGCAGACGAAGAAAGTTGCCATGGCGATTGACGGGCAATGGTCACTGCTTGACTTTGCATCCACTAAAATGAATTTCGGTATGGGTGTTCTACCCAAGTTTAAAACAGCCAAAACGATGCTTTTGGGAGCACCGACCGTTATTTTCGCAAATACAAAGCATCAGAAGGAAGCGATGGAATTTTATTTGTATCATAACGATCCGGAGCAGGTTGATTTGTACGCCAAAGGTTTGTGGATGCCTCTCGAGATGAAGTACTACGATCAGCAGGAATACATCGATAAATGGACTAAAAATGACGTGCACCCGACGGAATTCAAAGATGCCATTATTGATTATACTTTGAAAAATGCTGAAGGGTCGCCGTCATATTCTCTTAAGAACTTCGCAGAAATTGACCCGAAGATTACCGCAGGTTTGGATAAAATATGGACGAATTCCGCTCCGGCAAAGCAAGTGCTCGATGATCTACAAAAAACTATCGAACCCTTGTTGAAAGGCAAATATTCAAGGAAATAA
- a CDS encoding response regulator, giving the protein MPQAIKVFIVDDEFHIRNGIQESVPWREMYMEVIGEAEDGNRAIKLYEEHLPDIVLLDINIPGKNGLEFARLIRERNENTQIIFLTGYDDFHKVKEAVSLQASDYLLKPVSYGELIQALEKAAGQINAEREQLFFMDELKQKVSLYKQAASEQILLDFLHRGANTEIMKQLHEMGLITDTKACYGVLCIDIDHFYDTMRNVSQGDRQLYLYAYRKLALEVLEEENNTVDNGGITYGHVLSLSVSRLVLLVQTKGNPLTAAEKAPDRDLIDLAKRLQETYRAYLKISVSIGLSGTVMDAHVLDNAFREALEAVEHRTIIGSGNIIPYRQIDPSVSRGKQLLNKELFFLSEIRAGSDILNIDILKEWFSEIRSMPLIDAKVIASQLVVFVLRIQEESRTRNTIWTNDPFVKISEIETVDSLLEFLSEFLIIVVNSIRTSKETPSVKIIEQAKQWIRDHSLDETSLTALASHLHLSPNYLCSLFKQTTGETYMELTTRIRFERARELLANTSLKMHDIAASIGFSDANYFSIAFKKHQGVSPSEFRKRNL; this is encoded by the coding sequence ATGCCGCAGGCAATTAAAGTTTTTATCGTTGATGACGAATTTCATATTAGAAACGGTATCCAGGAATCTGTGCCCTGGAGGGAAATGTACATGGAAGTGATAGGCGAGGCGGAAGACGGCAACAGGGCAATCAAGCTGTACGAAGAGCATCTGCCGGATATAGTGCTGCTGGATATTAATATTCCTGGAAAAAATGGACTGGAATTCGCCCGATTGATCAGAGAACGGAATGAAAATACGCAAATCATCTTTTTGACCGGATACGATGATTTTCATAAAGTCAAAGAGGCTGTTTCGTTGCAGGCTTCCGATTATTTGCTTAAGCCGGTATCTTACGGCGAATTGATACAGGCTCTCGAAAAAGCCGCAGGTCAGATTAACGCTGAACGGGAACAACTCTTCTTCATGGATGAACTGAAACAAAAAGTCAGTTTGTACAAGCAGGCAGCATCGGAACAAATTCTGCTCGATTTTTTGCATCGAGGTGCAAACACGGAAATCATGAAACAATTGCATGAAATGGGTTTGATAACTGATACAAAGGCGTGCTATGGAGTTCTTTGTATCGATATTGACCATTTTTACGATACTATGAGGAACGTTTCCCAAGGCGACCGCCAACTGTATCTTTATGCATACCGAAAGCTGGCACTGGAGGTTCTGGAAGAGGAAAACAATACAGTGGATAACGGAGGTATTACGTACGGGCATGTACTCAGCTTGAGTGTAAGCCGACTTGTCTTGTTAGTTCAAACCAAGGGTAATCCTCTTACGGCAGCTGAAAAAGCACCAGATCGTGACCTGATAGATTTAGCCAAACGTCTACAGGAAACTTATAGAGCTTATTTGAAAATTTCAGTAAGTATCGGGCTAAGCGGCACTGTAATGGATGCCCATGTACTTGATAATGCTTTTCGTGAAGCCCTTGAGGCTGTGGAGCATCGCACGATAATCGGAAGCGGCAATATCATTCCTTATCGACAGATCGACCCGTCGGTAAGTAGAGGCAAGCAGCTTCTTAACAAGGAATTATTTTTTCTTAGCGAAATCCGTGCCGGTTCCGATATCCTGAACATTGACATTCTAAAGGAATGGTTTTCTGAAATCCGCTCCATGCCGCTTATCGATGCGAAGGTGATCGCCTCCCAACTTGTCGTATTTGTTCTGAGGATACAGGAGGAATCGAGAACTAGGAATACAATTTGGACCAACGACCCGTTTGTGAAAATATCCGAAATTGAAACGGTAGACAGCCTTCTTGAATTTTTATCCGAATTCTTGATTATAGTCGTCAATTCCATTCGAACATCTAAGGAAACACCTTCAGTCAAAATTATAGAACAGGCCAAACAATGGATTCGCGATCACTCGTTGGATGAAACCAGTCTAACGGCGCTTGCTTCCCATCTCCATTTGAGTCCCAATTATTTATGCTCTTTGTTTAAGCAGACCACTGGCGAAACCTATATGGAGTTAACTACACGTATACGATTTGAAAGAGCACGTGAGCTTTTGGCCAACACATCGTTAAAAATGCATGATATCGCCGCAAGCATTGGTTTTTCCGATGCCAACTATTTCAGCATAGCCTTTAAGAAGCATCAAGGTGTCAGCCCTAGCGAGTTCAGAAAACGCAATCTGTAA
- a CDS encoding histidine kinase, with product MKVFFELFSLKKIRGKFFILTTILTVIPMLCLSFAVYKISANKLVNNAELHAFSSLDMGEHYLDRLIVDENDLFNVIIGNMQIQCSLTGAIDQVCSSVNIEDNIEYSYIRNSNKINNAMNTITVTKSYIVSYMIYDMTAPPDMRIYGSYIRPEKAQKWYDELLLVGSSIIKNSESLDPNDDANDRMVIGKILRKTHGDNGVIGFVLLELDKTKFFEGLSFLNPTKESRFFISGKSGEILYILPGIKEHGDDEVMRKLYESAQSVEHRNREFVPVGSKYIAASVNNERVDWSITNVIEASNLYKDAGLIRIIFIRFFLGTIVIGLILANWISGTIRRPLNRLALLIKLNTNRKKIHLVKFDPTDEVGQIGQSFLRMIEENKELHEQVYSALLKGKKAEIQALQAQINPHFLYNTLESLNWLAISRKQFEISEVISSLGKFFRNTINRGNELITVREELEHVQSYIRIQKFRYVNKFDFFLNFEEDLSAYYVPKFILQPIVENCIYHGLKQLEREGTIVISGEEVGRTLVFNITDDGKGVQPEQLEEINRALDKEETGLIYGLKNVHDRLKLRFGEGYGVHIYSEQDTYTTVSLNIPMITDPKEE from the coding sequence TTGAAAGTTTTTTTTGAATTGTTTAGCCTGAAAAAAATCCGGGGGAAATTTTTCATTCTGACAACGATTCTTACAGTCATCCCCATGCTTTGCCTAAGCTTTGCAGTGTACAAAATATCGGCCAACAAGTTGGTAAATAATGCTGAATTACATGCTTTTTCATCACTTGATATGGGTGAGCATTATCTAGACCGCCTAATTGTGGATGAAAATGACCTTTTCAATGTGATTATCGGCAATATGCAAATCCAATGCTCATTAACCGGAGCGATTGATCAGGTTTGTTCTTCCGTCAACATCGAAGACAACATTGAATACAGCTACATCCGCAATTCCAATAAAATAAACAATGCCATGAACACTATAACCGTTACAAAGTCGTATATCGTAAGTTATATGATTTATGACATGACGGCTCCGCCAGACATGCGGATATACGGTTCTTACATACGTCCGGAAAAAGCGCAAAAATGGTACGATGAATTGCTCTTAGTCGGATCGAGCATCATCAAAAACAGCGAATCGCTTGACCCAAATGATGATGCAAACGATCGGATGGTTATCGGTAAAATTTTGAGAAAGACGCATGGTGACAACGGAGTCATCGGCTTTGTTCTTCTGGAATTAGATAAAACGAAATTTTTCGAAGGGCTCTCCTTTCTTAATCCTACGAAAGAGTCACGGTTTTTTATATCCGGAAAATCAGGAGAGATCCTCTATATTCTGCCCGGAATAAAAGAACATGGTGATGATGAAGTCATGCGAAAGTTGTACGAATCCGCACAGTCGGTTGAGCATCGGAACCGTGAGTTTGTTCCAGTTGGAAGTAAATATATTGCTGCCTCCGTAAATAATGAACGTGTTGATTGGTCGATAACCAACGTGATTGAAGCTTCGAATTTATACAAAGATGCAGGACTGATTCGCATCATATTTATCCGTTTTTTTCTTGGCACGATTGTCATCGGCCTCATACTAGCCAATTGGATCAGCGGCACGATCAGACGACCCTTGAACCGCTTGGCACTTTTAATCAAATTGAATACCAACCGAAAGAAAATCCATCTGGTCAAGTTTGACCCAACGGATGAGGTCGGCCAGATCGGCCAAAGCTTTCTGCGGATGATAGAAGAAAACAAGGAGCTCCATGAACAAGTGTATAGTGCTTTACTTAAAGGGAAGAAGGCAGAGATCCAGGCACTGCAGGCGCAGATCAATCCTCATTTTCTATATAATACGCTTGAATCGCTCAATTGGCTGGCAATCTCCCGTAAACAGTTTGAGATAAGTGAGGTCATCAGTTCTTTGGGCAAATTTTTTCGGAATACGATCAACAGAGGCAATGAGCTGATTACAGTGAGAGAAGAATTAGAGCATGTCCAATCCTACATACGGATACAAAAATTTCGCTATGTGAATAAGTTCGATTTCTTCCTCAATTTCGAGGAAGACCTGTCTGCCTATTATGTACCCAAATTCATTCTTCAACCTATCGTTGAGAACTGTATTTATCACGGATTAAAGCAATTAGAGAGAGAGGGAACGATCGTCATTTCGGGGGAAGAGGTCGGACGGACGCTTGTTTTCAACATTACCGACGATGGGAAAGGGGTTCAACCAGAGCAACTGGAGGAAATTAACCGAGCGCTGGATAAAGAAGAAACCGGTCTTATCTATGGATTAAAGAACGTGCATGACCGCTTGAAACTTCGCTTCGGCGAAGGATATGGTGTACATATTTACAGTGAGCAGGACACTTATACGACGGTTTCTTTGAATATCCCGATGATTACCGATCCTAAGGAGGAATAG
- a CDS encoding sugar ABC transporter permease, with product MNSTASRRASGIERMERKWGIILALPAILGFFIFTVGPMLASLLFSMTNWNIGGEFRFIGINNYKHMVTEDELFSKSLFVTVYYTLGSVPLGILGSFIVALLLNQKVKALPIFRTIFYLPVLVPSIANTMLWLWIFNPDFGLLNSLLKSIGLPVSQWIYGESTAIPSLILMSTWGVGNAAVIFLAGLQGVPSHLYEAVEVDGGGMLRKFWHITLPSMTPTIFFNVIMAMIGTFQVFNEAYVMTNGGPNNSTLFYIFYLYRTAFTETKMGYACALAWVLFLIIMAMTALVFRSSKFWVYYEGEGKI from the coding sequence ATGAATAGTACCGCCAGTCGCCGTGCATCAGGAATTGAACGTATGGAAAGGAAATGGGGAATCATTTTAGCTTTGCCGGCGATACTGGGCTTCTTCATTTTTACCGTTGGCCCTATGCTTGCTTCACTTCTGTTCAGCATGACCAACTGGAATATCGGCGGTGAATTCCGCTTTATCGGCATAAACAATTACAAACATATGGTGACGGAAGATGAATTGTTCAGCAAATCGTTGTTTGTCACTGTCTATTATACGCTGGGCAGTGTGCCGCTGGGTATTTTAGGTTCGTTTATCGTTGCGCTGTTACTCAACCAGAAGGTGAAAGCTCTACCTATTTTTAGAACAATCTTTTATTTGCCTGTTCTAGTACCGAGTATTGCCAATACGATGCTGTGGTTGTGGATCTTTAATCCCGATTTCGGATTACTAAATTCTTTGTTAAAAAGCATAGGACTTCCCGTATCACAGTGGATTTATGGTGAAAGTACCGCGATTCCGTCGCTAATTCTCATGAGTACATGGGGTGTTGGCAATGCTGCAGTTATTTTCCTGGCGGGGCTTCAGGGGGTGCCGAGTCATTTATACGAAGCTGTCGAGGTTGACGGAGGCGGTATGCTAAGAAAATTTTGGCATATTACGCTGCCATCGATGACGCCGACAATTTTCTTCAATGTCATCATGGCAATGATAGGTACTTTCCAAGTGTTCAATGAGGCCTATGTCATGACAAACGGTGGTCCCAACAACTCGACGCTGTTCTATATTTTTTACTTGTACCGTACGGCGTTCACTGAAACGAAGATGGGCTATGCCTGCGCGCTGGCATGGGTGCTTTTTTTAATCATTATGGCTATGACCGCATTGGTATTCCGCTCGTCGAAGTTTTGGGTTTATTATGAGGGGGAGGGGAAAATATGA